A stretch of the Equus caballus isolate H_3958 breed thoroughbred chromosome X, TB-T2T, whole genome shotgun sequence genome encodes the following:
- the LOC111771541 gene encoding melanoma-associated antigen D4 isoform X1: MRRLPSRGGCAERRGGVVGAAVLAAVGEGEAAGFLVLRTDAIGAPGKGSVPDRIYPNRPACPPCTACMAEGSYRMESESYNVEDMDEGSDEVGEEEMVEGNDYEEFGAFGGYGTLTSFDIRILRAFGSLGPGLRILSNEPWELENPMLARTLIEAFQLDPETLANEAAARAANVARAAASNRAARAAAAAARATYNQVVASHLVATDQASGEDTRPMTCPAEAQRATTETTLASPHSSQMLLNSEMAAPKAPATSTQPQTASQAQEAATEGPSTACAFSQAPGASEMEATRPKTAFLGQNDVFDFTQPAGVSGMAFPRPKRPAPAQEAATEGPSAASGVPQAASAREGAATRPKTTKSGKALAKTRWVEPQNVVAAPAAKAKMATSIPEPEGAAAPAQHSAEPWARMGGKRTKKSKHLDDEYESSEEEREPPAVPPTWRASQPPLAVRAQMAPRPPMALRSQVPSRHVLCLPPRNVTLLQERANKLVKYLMIKDYKKIPIKRSDMLKDVIREYDEHFPEIIERATYTLEKKFGIHLKEIDKEEHLYILVCTRDSSARLLGKTKDTPRLSLLLVILGVIFMNGNRASEAVLWEALRKMGLRPGVRHPFLGDLRKLITDDFVKQKYLEYKKIPNSSPPEYEFLWGLRARHETSKMRVLRFIAQNQNRDPREWKAHFLEAVDDAFKTMDVDMAEEHARAQMRAQMNIGDEALIGRWSWDDIQVELLTWDEDGDFGDAWARIPFAFWARYHQYILNSNRANRRATWRAGVSSGTNGGASTSILDGPSTSSTIRTRNAARTSANFFSWIQQR, from the exons ATGCGCAGGCTGCCCAGCCGCGGGGGGTGCGCGGAGAGAAGGGGCGGGGTGGTCGGAGCTGCTGTGCTGGCAGCAGTAGGCGAGGGCGAGGCTGCGGGGTTCCTGGTGCTGAGGACGGACGCCATTGGAGCCCCGGGGAAG gGCTCTGTCCCTGACAGAATCTACCCCAACAGACCAGCCTGCCCGCCTTGTACTGCCTG CATGGCTGAGGGAAGCTACCGCATGGAATCGGAAAGCTACAACGTTGAAGACATGGATGAGGGTAGTGATGAAGTCGGGGAGGAAGAGATGGTTGAAGGCAACGACTATGAAGAATTTGGTGCTTTTGGAGGCTACGGCACCCTCACCAGCTTTGATATCCGAATCCTCAGAGCCTTTGGGAGCTTGGGTCCAGGCCTTCGCATCTTGTCG AATGAGCCCTGGGAACTGGAAAACCCTATGCTGGCCCGGACTCTGATAGAGGCATTTCAGCTGGATCCGGAAACACTTGCCAATGAGGCAGCCGCCCGTGCAGCCAACGTAGCCCGCGCCGCCGCCTCCAACCGTGCCGCTCGggctgctgccgccgctgcccGTGCCACCTACAATCAGGTGGTCGCTAGCCACCTGGTGGCCACAGACCAGGCTTCAGGAGAAGATACCCGGCCCATGACGTGCCCGgccgaggctcagagagccaCCACTGAGACAACCCTTGCTTCTCCGCACAGCTCCCAGATGCTGCTCAACAGTGAGATGGCCGCCCCCAAGGCTCCAGCAACCTCCACACAGCCCCAGACAGCTTCTCAGGCCCAGGAGGCTGCTACCGAGGGCCCTAGTACCGCCTGTGCTTTCTCTCAGGCTCCAGGTGCCAGTGAGATGGAGGCCACCCGGCCCAAGACAGCCTTCCTGGGTCAGAACGATGTCTTTGATTTCACCCAGCCGGCAGGTGTCAGTGGCATGGCCTTCCCACGTCCCAAGAGACCCGCCCCGGCCCAGGAGGCTGCCACAGAGGGCCCCAGTGCTGCCTCCGGGGTGCCCCAGGCTGCATCTGCAAGGGAGGGGGCAGCCACCCGGCCCAAGACGACCAAGTCTGGGAAGGCTCTCGCCAAGACTCGGTGGGTGGAGCCTCAGAATGTTGTGGCAGCACCTGCTGCCAAGGCCAAGATGGCCACGAGCATCCCTGAGCCTGAGGGTGCAGCTGCCcctgctcagcacagtgctgagCCCTGGGCCAGGATGGGAGGCAAGAGGACAAAGAAG TCCAAGCACCTGGATGACGAATATGAGAGCAGCGAGGAGGAAAGAGAGCCTCCTGCGGTCCCACCGACCTGGAGAGCATCGCAGCCCCCATTGGCGGTGCGGGCTCAGATGGCCCCTCGGCCCCCGATGGCCCTGAGGTCCCAGGTACCCTCAAGGCACGTACTGTGCCTGCCACCCCGCAACGTGACCCTTCTGCAAGAGAGG GCAAATAAGTTGGTGAAATATCTGATGATTAAAGACTACAAGAAGATCCCCATCAAGCGCTCAG ACATGCTGAAGGACGTCATCCGAGAATACGACGAACATTTCCCTGAGATCATTGAGCGAGCAACATACACCCTGGAAAAG AAGTTTGGGATCCACCTGAAGGAAATTGACAAGGAGGAACACCTGTACATCCTTGTCTGCACACGGGATTCTTCAGCTCGCCTCCTGGGAAA GACCAAGGACACTCCCCGCCTGAGTCTCCTCTTGGTGATTCTGGGAGTCATCTTCATGAATGGCAACCGTGCCAGCGAGG CTGTCCTCTGGGAAGCACTACGCAAGATGGGACTGCGCCCTGG GGTGAGGCACCCATTCCTTGGCGATCTGCGGAAGCTCATCACAGATGACTTCGTGAAGCAGAA GTACCTGGAATACAAGAAGATCCCCAATAGCAGCCCACCTGAGTATGAATTCCTGTGGGGCCTGCGAGCCCGGCACGAGACCAGCAAGATGAGGGTGCTGAGATTCATCGCCCAG AATCAGAACCGAGACCCCCGGGAGTGGAAGGCTCATTTCTTGGAGGCTGTGGATGATGCTTTCAAGACGATGGATGTGGATATGGCCGAGGAGCACGCCAGGGCCCAGATGAGGGCCCAGATGAACATCGGAGATGAAGCTCTGATTGGACGATGGAGCTGGGACGACATACAGGTGGAGCTCCTGACCTGGGATGAGGACGGAGATTTTGGAGACGCCTGGGCCAGGATCCCCTTTGCTTTCTGGGCCAGATACCATCAGTACATTCTGAATAGCAACCGTGCCAACAGGAGAGCCACTTGGAGAGCTGGCGTCAGCAGTGGCACCAACGGTGGGGCCAGCACCAGCATCCTAGATGGCCCTAGCACCAGCTCCACCATCCGGACCAGAAATGCCGCCAGAACGAGTGCCAACTTCTTCTCCTGGATCCA GCAACGCTGA
- the LOC111771541 gene encoding melanoma-associated antigen D4 isoform X2, which produces MRRLPSRGGCAERRGGVVGAAVLAAVGEGEAAGFLVLRTDAIGAPGKGSVPDRIYPNRPACPPCTACMAEGSYRMESESYNVEDMDEGSDEVGEEEMVEGNDYEEFGAFGGYGTLTSFDIRILRAFGSLGPGLRILSNEPWELENPMLARTLIEAFQLDPETLANEAAARAANVARAAASNRAARAAAAAARATYNQVVASHLVATDQASGEDTRPMTCPAEAQRATTETTLASPHSSQMLLNSEMAAPKAPATSTQPQTASQAQEAATEGPSTACAFSQAPGASEMEATRPKTAFLGQNDVFDFTQPAGVSGMAFPRPKRPAPAQEAATEGPSAASGVPQAASAREGAATRPKTTKSGKALAKTRWVEPQNVVAAPAAKAKMATSIPEPEGAAAPAQHSAEPWARMGGKRTKKSKHLDDEYESSEEEREPPAVPPTWRASQPPLAVRAQMAPRPPMALRSQVPSRHVLCLPPRNVTLLQERANKLVKYLMIKDYKKIPIKRSDMLKDVIREYDEHFPEIIERATYTLEKKFGIHLKEIDKEEHLYILVCTRDSSARLLGKTKDTPRLSLLLVILGVIFMNGNRASEAVLWEALRKMGLRPGVRHPFLGDLRKLITDDFVKQKYLEYKKIPNSSPPEYEFLWGLRARHETSKMRVLRFIAQNQNRDPREWKAHFLEAVDDAFKTMDVDMAEEHARAQMRAQMNIGDEALIGRWSWDDIQVELLTWDEDGDFGDAWARIPFAFWARYHQYILNSNRANRRATWRAGVSSGTNGGASTSILDGPSTSSTIRTRNAARTSANFFSWIQ; this is translated from the exons ATGCGCAGGCTGCCCAGCCGCGGGGGGTGCGCGGAGAGAAGGGGCGGGGTGGTCGGAGCTGCTGTGCTGGCAGCAGTAGGCGAGGGCGAGGCTGCGGGGTTCCTGGTGCTGAGGACGGACGCCATTGGAGCCCCGGGGAAG gGCTCTGTCCCTGACAGAATCTACCCCAACAGACCAGCCTGCCCGCCTTGTACTGCCTG CATGGCTGAGGGAAGCTACCGCATGGAATCGGAAAGCTACAACGTTGAAGACATGGATGAGGGTAGTGATGAAGTCGGGGAGGAAGAGATGGTTGAAGGCAACGACTATGAAGAATTTGGTGCTTTTGGAGGCTACGGCACCCTCACCAGCTTTGATATCCGAATCCTCAGAGCCTTTGGGAGCTTGGGTCCAGGCCTTCGCATCTTGTCG AATGAGCCCTGGGAACTGGAAAACCCTATGCTGGCCCGGACTCTGATAGAGGCATTTCAGCTGGATCCGGAAACACTTGCCAATGAGGCAGCCGCCCGTGCAGCCAACGTAGCCCGCGCCGCCGCCTCCAACCGTGCCGCTCGggctgctgccgccgctgcccGTGCCACCTACAATCAGGTGGTCGCTAGCCACCTGGTGGCCACAGACCAGGCTTCAGGAGAAGATACCCGGCCCATGACGTGCCCGgccgaggctcagagagccaCCACTGAGACAACCCTTGCTTCTCCGCACAGCTCCCAGATGCTGCTCAACAGTGAGATGGCCGCCCCCAAGGCTCCAGCAACCTCCACACAGCCCCAGACAGCTTCTCAGGCCCAGGAGGCTGCTACCGAGGGCCCTAGTACCGCCTGTGCTTTCTCTCAGGCTCCAGGTGCCAGTGAGATGGAGGCCACCCGGCCCAAGACAGCCTTCCTGGGTCAGAACGATGTCTTTGATTTCACCCAGCCGGCAGGTGTCAGTGGCATGGCCTTCCCACGTCCCAAGAGACCCGCCCCGGCCCAGGAGGCTGCCACAGAGGGCCCCAGTGCTGCCTCCGGGGTGCCCCAGGCTGCATCTGCAAGGGAGGGGGCAGCCACCCGGCCCAAGACGACCAAGTCTGGGAAGGCTCTCGCCAAGACTCGGTGGGTGGAGCCTCAGAATGTTGTGGCAGCACCTGCTGCCAAGGCCAAGATGGCCACGAGCATCCCTGAGCCTGAGGGTGCAGCTGCCcctgctcagcacagtgctgagCCCTGGGCCAGGATGGGAGGCAAGAGGACAAAGAAG TCCAAGCACCTGGATGACGAATATGAGAGCAGCGAGGAGGAAAGAGAGCCTCCTGCGGTCCCACCGACCTGGAGAGCATCGCAGCCCCCATTGGCGGTGCGGGCTCAGATGGCCCCTCGGCCCCCGATGGCCCTGAGGTCCCAGGTACCCTCAAGGCACGTACTGTGCCTGCCACCCCGCAACGTGACCCTTCTGCAAGAGAGG GCAAATAAGTTGGTGAAATATCTGATGATTAAAGACTACAAGAAGATCCCCATCAAGCGCTCAG ACATGCTGAAGGACGTCATCCGAGAATACGACGAACATTTCCCTGAGATCATTGAGCGAGCAACATACACCCTGGAAAAG AAGTTTGGGATCCACCTGAAGGAAATTGACAAGGAGGAACACCTGTACATCCTTGTCTGCACACGGGATTCTTCAGCTCGCCTCCTGGGAAA GACCAAGGACACTCCCCGCCTGAGTCTCCTCTTGGTGATTCTGGGAGTCATCTTCATGAATGGCAACCGTGCCAGCGAGG CTGTCCTCTGGGAAGCACTACGCAAGATGGGACTGCGCCCTGG GGTGAGGCACCCATTCCTTGGCGATCTGCGGAAGCTCATCACAGATGACTTCGTGAAGCAGAA GTACCTGGAATACAAGAAGATCCCCAATAGCAGCCCACCTGAGTATGAATTCCTGTGGGGCCTGCGAGCCCGGCACGAGACCAGCAAGATGAGGGTGCTGAGATTCATCGCCCAG AATCAGAACCGAGACCCCCGGGAGTGGAAGGCTCATTTCTTGGAGGCTGTGGATGATGCTTTCAAGACGATGGATGTGGATATGGCCGAGGAGCACGCCAGGGCCCAGATGAGGGCCCAGATGAACATCGGAGATGAAGCTCTGATTGGACGATGGAGCTGGGACGACATACAGGTGGAGCTCCTGACCTGGGATGAGGACGGAGATTTTGGAGACGCCTGGGCCAGGATCCCCTTTGCTTTCTGGGCCAGATACCATCAGTACATTCTGAATAGCAACCGTGCCAACAGGAGAGCCACTTGGAGAGCTGGCGTCAGCAGTGGCACCAACGGTGGGGCCAGCACCAGCATCCTAGATGGCCCTAGCACCAGCTCCACCATCCGGACCAGAAATGCCGCCAGAACGAGTGCCAACTTCTTCTCCTGGATCCAGTAA
- the LOC111771541 gene encoding melanoma-associated antigen D4 isoform X3 produces the protein MAEGSYRMESESYNVEDMDEGSDEVGEEEMVEGNDYEEFGAFGGYGTLTSFDIRILRAFGSLGPGLRILSNEPWELENPMLARTLIEAFQLDPETLANEAAARAANVARAAASNRAARAAAAAARATYNQVVASHLVATDQASGEDTRPMTCPAEAQRATTETTLASPHSSQMLLNSEMAAPKAPATSTQPQTASQAQEAATEGPSTACAFSQAPGASEMEATRPKTAFLGQNDVFDFTQPAGVSGMAFPRPKRPAPAQEAATEGPSAASGVPQAASAREGAATRPKTTKSGKALAKTRWVEPQNVVAAPAAKAKMATSIPEPEGAAAPAQHSAEPWARMGGKRTKKSKHLDDEYESSEEEREPPAVPPTWRASQPPLAVRAQMAPRPPMALRSQVPSRHVLCLPPRNVTLLQERANKLVKYLMIKDYKKIPIKRSDMLKDVIREYDEHFPEIIERATYTLEKKFGIHLKEIDKEEHLYILVCTRDSSARLLGKTKDTPRLSLLLVILGVIFMNGNRASEAVLWEALRKMGLRPGVRHPFLGDLRKLITDDFVKQKYLEYKKIPNSSPPEYEFLWGLRARHETSKMRVLRFIAQNQNRDPREWKAHFLEAVDDAFKTMDVDMAEEHARAQMRAQMNIGDEALIGRWSWDDIQVELLTWDEDGDFGDAWARIPFAFWARYHQYILNSNRANRRATWRAGVSSGTNGGASTSILDGPSTSSTIRTRNAARTSANFFSWIQQR, from the exons ATGGCTGAGGGAAGCTACCGCATGGAATCGGAAAGCTACAACGTTGAAGACATGGATGAGGGTAGTGATGAAGTCGGGGAGGAAGAGATGGTTGAAGGCAACGACTATGAAGAATTTGGTGCTTTTGGAGGCTACGGCACCCTCACCAGCTTTGATATCCGAATCCTCAGAGCCTTTGGGAGCTTGGGTCCAGGCCTTCGCATCTTGTCG AATGAGCCCTGGGAACTGGAAAACCCTATGCTGGCCCGGACTCTGATAGAGGCATTTCAGCTGGATCCGGAAACACTTGCCAATGAGGCAGCCGCCCGTGCAGCCAACGTAGCCCGCGCCGCCGCCTCCAACCGTGCCGCTCGggctgctgccgccgctgcccGTGCCACCTACAATCAGGTGGTCGCTAGCCACCTGGTGGCCACAGACCAGGCTTCAGGAGAAGATACCCGGCCCATGACGTGCCCGgccgaggctcagagagccaCCACTGAGACAACCCTTGCTTCTCCGCACAGCTCCCAGATGCTGCTCAACAGTGAGATGGCCGCCCCCAAGGCTCCAGCAACCTCCACACAGCCCCAGACAGCTTCTCAGGCCCAGGAGGCTGCTACCGAGGGCCCTAGTACCGCCTGTGCTTTCTCTCAGGCTCCAGGTGCCAGTGAGATGGAGGCCACCCGGCCCAAGACAGCCTTCCTGGGTCAGAACGATGTCTTTGATTTCACCCAGCCGGCAGGTGTCAGTGGCATGGCCTTCCCACGTCCCAAGAGACCCGCCCCGGCCCAGGAGGCTGCCACAGAGGGCCCCAGTGCTGCCTCCGGGGTGCCCCAGGCTGCATCTGCAAGGGAGGGGGCAGCCACCCGGCCCAAGACGACCAAGTCTGGGAAGGCTCTCGCCAAGACTCGGTGGGTGGAGCCTCAGAATGTTGTGGCAGCACCTGCTGCCAAGGCCAAGATGGCCACGAGCATCCCTGAGCCTGAGGGTGCAGCTGCCcctgctcagcacagtgctgagCCCTGGGCCAGGATGGGAGGCAAGAGGACAAAGAAG TCCAAGCACCTGGATGACGAATATGAGAGCAGCGAGGAGGAAAGAGAGCCTCCTGCGGTCCCACCGACCTGGAGAGCATCGCAGCCCCCATTGGCGGTGCGGGCTCAGATGGCCCCTCGGCCCCCGATGGCCCTGAGGTCCCAGGTACCCTCAAGGCACGTACTGTGCCTGCCACCCCGCAACGTGACCCTTCTGCAAGAGAGG GCAAATAAGTTGGTGAAATATCTGATGATTAAAGACTACAAGAAGATCCCCATCAAGCGCTCAG ACATGCTGAAGGACGTCATCCGAGAATACGACGAACATTTCCCTGAGATCATTGAGCGAGCAACATACACCCTGGAAAAG AAGTTTGGGATCCACCTGAAGGAAATTGACAAGGAGGAACACCTGTACATCCTTGTCTGCACACGGGATTCTTCAGCTCGCCTCCTGGGAAA GACCAAGGACACTCCCCGCCTGAGTCTCCTCTTGGTGATTCTGGGAGTCATCTTCATGAATGGCAACCGTGCCAGCGAGG CTGTCCTCTGGGAAGCACTACGCAAGATGGGACTGCGCCCTGG GGTGAGGCACCCATTCCTTGGCGATCTGCGGAAGCTCATCACAGATGACTTCGTGAAGCAGAA GTACCTGGAATACAAGAAGATCCCCAATAGCAGCCCACCTGAGTATGAATTCCTGTGGGGCCTGCGAGCCCGGCACGAGACCAGCAAGATGAGGGTGCTGAGATTCATCGCCCAG AATCAGAACCGAGACCCCCGGGAGTGGAAGGCTCATTTCTTGGAGGCTGTGGATGATGCTTTCAAGACGATGGATGTGGATATGGCCGAGGAGCACGCCAGGGCCCAGATGAGGGCCCAGATGAACATCGGAGATGAAGCTCTGATTGGACGATGGAGCTGGGACGACATACAGGTGGAGCTCCTGACCTGGGATGAGGACGGAGATTTTGGAGACGCCTGGGCCAGGATCCCCTTTGCTTTCTGGGCCAGATACCATCAGTACATTCTGAATAGCAACCGTGCCAACAGGAGAGCCACTTGGAGAGCTGGCGTCAGCAGTGGCACCAACGGTGGGGCCAGCACCAGCATCCTAGATGGCCCTAGCACCAGCTCCACCATCCGGACCAGAAATGCCGCCAGAACGAGTGCCAACTTCTTCTCCTGGATCCA GCAACGCTGA